A region of Lycium barbarum isolate Lr01 chromosome 1, ASM1917538v2, whole genome shotgun sequence DNA encodes the following proteins:
- the LOC132627556 gene encoding cold-responsive protein kinase 1, producing MTCFPLFCRKSQSSTRHASEFDGELSGVKNVTLFSYKQLTIATDYFSPVNKIGEGGFGSVYKGRLKSGKMAAIKVLSSESKQGVREFLTEIKVISEVEHENLVKLYGCCIEDDHRILIYNYLENNSLAQTLLGGGHSSIQFSWRTRTKICIGVAKGLAYLHEQVKPHIIHRDIKASNILLDKDLTPKISDFGLAKLIPPNATHVSTRVAGTIGYLAPEYAIRGQATRKSDVYSYGVLLIEIVTGRCNTNSRLPIEEQYLLERTWQLFERKELVLLVDTSLDGHFDAEQACKFLKIGLLCTQDALKLRPSMSTILKMLTGEMEVDDNKITKPGLISDFMDLKIKNVPKDRPEHINAVYDYVLSTDNTTTLPSTSSSQGNSTFTTAAYDQSI from the exons ATGACTTGCTTTCCTTTATTCTGTAGAAAAAGTCAGTCATCAACTAGGCATGCATCCGAATTTGATGGTG AGCTCTCTGGCGTCAAGAATGTCACTCTTTTCTCCTATAAGCAGTTAACAATTGCCACAGATTATTTTAGTCCGGTCAATAAAATTGGAGAAGGTGGATTTGGTTCTGTTTATAAG GGAAGGCTAAAAAGTGGAAAGATGGCTGCTATAAAGGTTCTTTCAAGTGAATCAAAGCAGGGTGTTAGGGAGTTCTTGACAGAAATTAAAGTGATATCAGAGGTTGAACATGAAAATTTAGTCAAACTCTATGGCTGTTGTATAGAAGACGATCACAGGATATTGATCTACAACTATCTTGAAAATAACAGCCTTGCTCAAACCCTTCTCG GTGGAGGACACAGTAGTATCCAGTTCAGTTGGCGAACACGGACTAAAATTTGCATCGGAGTTGCAAAGGGGCTAGCTTATCTCCATGAACAAGTGAAGCCACATATAATTCACCGTGATATCAAAGCGAGTAATATTCTCCTTGACAAGGACTTGACACCCAAGATTTCAGATTTTGGCCTGGCAAAGCTCATTCCCCCCAACGCCACTCATGTTAGTACACGCGTCGCAGGAACCAT TGGTTATTTGGCACCAGAGTATGCAATTAGAGGCCAGGCAACACGCAAATCAGATGTTTACAGTTATGGTGTTCTTCTGATAGAAATCGTGACTGGAAGATGCAACACAAACTCACGTTTACCTATTGAAGAACAATATCTCCTTGAAAGG ACATGGCAGCTTTTTGAAAGAAAGGAGCTGGTTTTGTTAGTAGATACATCACTAGATGGGCATTTTGATGCTGAACAGGCCTGCAAGTTCTTGAAAATCGGGCTCCTCTGCACTCAAGATGCCTTAAAGCTTCGGCCATCCATGTCGACTATTCTCAAGATGTTAACCGGTGAGATGGAGGTCGATGACAATAAGATAACAAAACCAGGCTTGATCTCTGATTTCATGGATCTCAAGATTAAAAACGTCCCTAAAGATCGTCCTGAACACATTAACGCAGTGTATGATTATGTGTTATCTACGGACAATACAACAACTTTGCCATCCACGAGTTCTTCACAAGGTAACTCGACGTTCACAACTGCTGCATATGATCAAAGCATTTGA
- the LOC132627574 gene encoding probable protein phosphatase 2C 6 isoform X1: MGICYSSSKGKSSEKECDGKNESKMIDLKLRKSSSSSNGDFSTFISKLSGGGGSGVEEKGIEQIPGRLIGNGGSSVACLYTQQGKKGINQDAMIVWENYCSRSDTILCGVYDGHGPHGHMVARKVRDYLPILLRSEWETKSCGDQNAVSENGHTNGGSHFDDIVDDDLVESVEAENNEKFPEIHLPLKRSMLRAFRSMDKELKLHPSIDCFCSGSTAVTLVMQGQDIFVGNVGDSRAVLATRDKDNSLMAVQLTVDLKPNLPREAARIHKCKGRVFALQDEPEVARVWLPNCDSPGLAMARAFGDFCLKDFGLISVPDVYYHHITEGDEFVLLATDGVWDVLSNKEAVDIVASAPSRATAGRALVDCATRAWRLKYPTSKNDDCAVVCLYLDTTPVPDVKGIEGQNKLTNSPEVETKTNTMDGNKLTNSPEVEIKTNTIDGNVGRSDTEAISTSQTVGREDLSTTKDDSEIVPVVESLEEQHPDKGLGQSKRSIAEFLSTAQDDEWSALEGITRVNSLLSIPRFLSAEKRSNSWRRKWL; this comes from the exons atggggATTTGCTATTCTTCAAGTAAAGGGAAGAGTAGTGAGAAGGAATGTGATGGAAAAAATGAGAGTAAAATGATTGATTTGAAGTTGAGGAAGAGTAGTAGTTCTTCTAACGGTGATTTTAGTACATTTATAAGCAAGTTGAGTGGTGGTGGAGGAAGTGGAGTTGAGGAGAAGGGAATTGAACAGATACCGGGAAGGTTAATAGGGAATGGTGGTAGTAGTGTTGCTTGTTTATATACTCAGCAAGGAAAGAAAGGTATCAATCAAGATGCAATGATTGTTTGGGAG AATTATTGTTCGAGAAGCGATACAATCCTTTGTGGAGTATATGATGGACATGGTCCTCATGGTCATATGGTTGCAAGGAAAGTTCGAGATTATCTTCCAATTTTGCTGCGATCAGAGTGGGAAACTAAATCCTGTGGTGATCAAAATGCTGTATCCGAAAATGGACATACTAATGGAGGCTCACATTTTGACGACATTGTGGATGATGATTTGGTTGAATCAGTGGAAGCTGAGAACAACGAAAAATTCCCAGAAATCCATCTGCCACTTAAGAGGTCAATGTTAAGGGCTTTTAGATCAATGGATAAGGAACTGAAGTTACACCCCTCAATTGACTGTTTCTGCAGCGGTTCAACTGCTGTTACTTTGGTAATGCAG GGCCAGGATATATTTGTTGGTAATGTTGGCGACTCAAGAGCAGTTTTGGCAACAAGAGATAAAGACAACTCTTTAATGGCTGTACAGTTGACAGTAGATTTGAAGCCTAATCTTCCAA GAGAAGCTGCTAGAATCCACAAATGTAAAGGAAGGGTTTTCGCATTGCAAGATGAGCCAGAGGTTGCACGTGTGTGGTTGCCAAACTGTGACTCTCCAGGTTTGGCAATGGCCAGAGCATTTGGTGATTTTTGTCTCAAGGATTTTGGGTTAATATCTGTACCGGATGTGTATTACCACCACATTACTGAAGGGGACGAGTTTGTCCTCCTTGCAACTGATGGG GTTTGGGATGTCCTTTCTAATAAGGAAGCTGTAGATATTGTGGCCTCTGCTCCAAGTCGTGCAACAGCTGGCCGAGCTCTTGTTGACTGTGCTACTAGAGCATGGAGACTAAAATATCCAACGTCAAAGAATGACGACTGTGCTGTAGTATGCCTTTACCTAGACACCACACCTGTACCTGATGTCAAGGGGATAGAAGGCCAAAATAAGCTGACAAATTCTCCTGAAGTGGAAACTAAGACAAATACTATGGATGGAAATAAGCTGACAAATTCCCCTGAAGTGGAAATTAAGACAAATACTATAGATGGAAATGTTGGAAGATCAGATACTGAAGCTATTTCAACCTCTCAGACTGTCGGTCGTGAAGATCTCagtactaccaaggatgatagtGAGATAGTTCCAGTTGTTGAGTCACTGGAAGAACAACATCCGGATAAGGGTCTTGGCCAGTCTAAGAGAAGTATAGCTGAGTTCCTTTCAACTGCACAAGATGACGAATGGTCAGCCCTCGAGGGAATTACCAGAGTTAATAGTCTTCTAAGTATTCCTAGATTCTTGTCTGCTGAAAAAAGGTCTAACAGTTGGAGAAGAAAATGGTTATGA
- the LOC132627574 gene encoding probable protein phosphatase 2C 66 isoform X2 — MVARKVRDYLPILLRSEWETKSCGDQNAVSENGHTNGGSHFDDIVDDDLVESVEAENNEKFPEIHLPLKRSMLRAFRSMDKELKLHPSIDCFCSGSTAVTLVMQGQDIFVGNVGDSRAVLATRDKDNSLMAVQLTVDLKPNLPREAARIHKCKGRVFALQDEPEVARVWLPNCDSPGLAMARAFGDFCLKDFGLISVPDVYYHHITEGDEFVLLATDGVWDVLSNKEAVDIVASAPSRATAGRALVDCATRAWRLKYPTSKNDDCAVVCLYLDTTPVPDVKGIEGQNKLTNSPEVETKTNTMDGNKLTNSPEVEIKTNTIDGNVGRSDTEAISTSQTVGREDLSTTKDDSEIVPVVESLEEQHPDKGLGQSKRSIAEFLSTAQDDEWSALEGITRVNSLLSIPRFLSAEKRSNSWRRKWL, encoded by the exons ATGGTTGCAAGGAAAGTTCGAGATTATCTTCCAATTTTGCTGCGATCAGAGTGGGAAACTAAATCCTGTGGTGATCAAAATGCTGTATCCGAAAATGGACATACTAATGGAGGCTCACATTTTGACGACATTGTGGATGATGATTTGGTTGAATCAGTGGAAGCTGAGAACAACGAAAAATTCCCAGAAATCCATCTGCCACTTAAGAGGTCAATGTTAAGGGCTTTTAGATCAATGGATAAGGAACTGAAGTTACACCCCTCAATTGACTGTTTCTGCAGCGGTTCAACTGCTGTTACTTTGGTAATGCAG GGCCAGGATATATTTGTTGGTAATGTTGGCGACTCAAGAGCAGTTTTGGCAACAAGAGATAAAGACAACTCTTTAATGGCTGTACAGTTGACAGTAGATTTGAAGCCTAATCTTCCAA GAGAAGCTGCTAGAATCCACAAATGTAAAGGAAGGGTTTTCGCATTGCAAGATGAGCCAGAGGTTGCACGTGTGTGGTTGCCAAACTGTGACTCTCCAGGTTTGGCAATGGCCAGAGCATTTGGTGATTTTTGTCTCAAGGATTTTGGGTTAATATCTGTACCGGATGTGTATTACCACCACATTACTGAAGGGGACGAGTTTGTCCTCCTTGCAACTGATGGG GTTTGGGATGTCCTTTCTAATAAGGAAGCTGTAGATATTGTGGCCTCTGCTCCAAGTCGTGCAACAGCTGGCCGAGCTCTTGTTGACTGTGCTACTAGAGCATGGAGACTAAAATATCCAACGTCAAAGAATGACGACTGTGCTGTAGTATGCCTTTACCTAGACACCACACCTGTACCTGATGTCAAGGGGATAGAAGGCCAAAATAAGCTGACAAATTCTCCTGAAGTGGAAACTAAGACAAATACTATGGATGGAAATAAGCTGACAAATTCCCCTGAAGTGGAAATTAAGACAAATACTATAGATGGAAATGTTGGAAGATCAGATACTGAAGCTATTTCAACCTCTCAGACTGTCGGTCGTGAAGATCTCagtactaccaaggatgatagtGAGATAGTTCCAGTTGTTGAGTCACTGGAAGAACAACATCCGGATAAGGGTCTTGGCCAGTCTAAGAGAAGTATAGCTGAGTTCCTTTCAACTGCACAAGATGACGAATGGTCAGCCCTCGAGGGAATTACCAGAGTTAATAGTCTTCTAAGTATTCCTAGATTCTTGTCTGCTGAAAAAAGGTCTAACAGTTGGAGAAGAAAATGGTTATGA
- the LOC132627589 gene encoding peroxisome biogenesis protein 5 isoform X2, with translation MAMRDLVTGAPSCGETSSSNNPLGALANALIGSSSKTQERLKEIPTSVNTSSNGNFLGGVEQPLVSLPGSEFEHPLQPNIQGSQFLQGFRSADQNRLSDAWDEIQRPQLPFAHGGQNMTNTPLEHARLQLDLNGPPQQVLSSFLHSFVNSSHGGVPFRPASLPLLGLSEGDKQCIRDRSTIMARHFFADKSEDFIHGQVNALLSSLEIDNHVRARGPVPGRYPELEEYWNESLAMKPAPHVADGWINEFAQNRVGHAGPNSWVQSFEQQHGANSWASEFEHEQSQLGMIGQMRGANIPNLAAMEQTRMLAHTLAQNNDPKFQNSKFLQFVSKMSRGEITIEENQFKPAVSSGDWAAEYEQQHNGGQTWADQFAHEEGWVNEFSAEREQHGDVNNEWVNEFSKLNVNDDWADEFGRQIAEGAFGETTADGWAEAYDEYMNEQAALKQQSDASRGVYVFSDMNPYVGHLNPLKEGQELFRKGLLSEAVLALEAEVLKNPENAEGWRLLGIAHAENDDDQQAIAAMMRAQEADPANLEVLLSLGVSHTNELEQQAALKYLYSWLRHHPKYGSIAPQEQPASFYHADVARLFTDAAQMAPEDADVHIVLGVLYNLSREYDKAIESFKTALELKPRDYSLWNKLGATQANSVQSADAIMAYQQALDIKPNYVRAWANMGISYANQGMYEDSIRYYVRALAMNPKADNAWQYLRISLSCASRNDMLEACDSRNLDVLQKEFPL, from the exons GAAAGGCTCAAAGAGATCCCTACATCAGTAAATACATCATCCAATGGCAACTTCCTAGGGGGTGTTGAACAACCACTGGTCTCACTTCCAGGATCCGAGTTTGAACATCCACTTCAGCCTAATATTCAG GGTTCCCAATTCCTTCAAGGATTTCGTTCTGCAGATCAAAATAGGCTCTCTGATGCTTGGGATGAGATACAAAGGCCTCAACTTCCTTTCGCTCATGGAGGTCAGAACATGACAAACACCCCTTTGGAGCATGCCCGGCTTCAACTAGATTTGAATG GGCCTCCGCAACAAGTGTTGTCCAGCTTTCTGCACTCGTTTGTCAACAGCAGTCATGGTGGCGTTCCGTTTCGTCCTGCTTCACTGCCATTATTAGGTTTATCAGAAGGTGACAAGCAATGCATACGTGACCGTAGCACTATCATGGCCCGGCATTTTTTTGCTGATAAAAGTGAAGACTTCATACATGGACAG GTTAATGCTCTATTATCTTCTTTAGAAATTGATAATCATGTTAGGGCAAGGGGCCCTGTGCCTGGAAGATATCCTGAGCTTGAGGAGTATTGGAATGAGTCCTTAGCTATGAAACCTGCCCCTCATGTTGCAGATGGATGGATTAATGAGTTTGCACAGAACCGAGTAGGACATGCTGGCCCCAATTCTTGGGTCCAATCATTTGAACAACAACATGGTGCTAATAGCTGGGCATCTGAATTTGAGCAT GAGCAATCCCAACTTGGAATGATTGGTCAAATGAGAGGTGCAAATATTCCTAACCTAGCAGCCATGGAGCAAACACGTATGTTGGCTCACACATTAGCTCAAAACAATGACCCGAAATTTCAG AATTCCAAATTTCTCCAATTTGTATCCAAGATGAGTCGTGGTGAAATTACTATTGAAGAAAATCAATTCAAGCCTGCTGTTTCTTCTGGGGATTGGGCAGCAGAATATGAACAACAGCATAATGGAGGTCAAACATGGGCTGACCAGTTTGCACATGAGGAG GGGTGGGTGAATGAGTTTTCTGCTGAACGTGAGCAGCATGGAGATGTAAATAACGAGTGGGTAAATGAATTTTCAAAGTTGAACGTGAATGATGATTGGGCGGATGAATTTGGTCGTCAAATTGCCGAAGGAGCGTTTGGTGAAACCACTGCTGATGGCTGGGCAGAGGCTTATGATGA GTATATGAACGAGCAAGCTGCTCTCAAGCAGCAATCAGATGCGTCAAGGGGAGTTTATGTGTTCTCTGATATGAACCCTTATGTTGGTCATCTTAACCCTCTAAAAGAAGGGCAAGAACTGTTCCGGAAGGGTCTCTTAAGTGAAGCAGTTCTTGCTTTGGAGGCTGAAGTCTTGAAGAACCCTGAAAATGCTGAGGGTTGGAGGTTACTTGGCATAGCACATGCTGAAAACGATGATGATCAACAG GCTATAGCTGCTATGATGCGGGCACAGGAGGCTGATCCCGCAAATCTGGAAGTTCTTCTCTCCCTTGGAGTAAGTCATACAAATG AGCTGGAGCAACAAGCTGCATTGAAGTATTTGTATAGTTGGTTACGCCACCACCCGAAGTATGGGAGTATTGCCCCTCAGGAACAGCCTGCTTCTTTCTATCATGCTGAT GTAGCTAGATTGTTTACGGATGCAGCTCAAATGGCACCTGAGGATGCTGACGTACACATAGTACTTGGGGTGTTATACAATCTATCAAGAGAATATGACAAAGCTATTGAGTCTTTTAAGACAGCACTAGAGCTCAAACCTAGGGACTACTCACTCTGGAATAAGCTTGGTGCAACACAAGCTAATAGTGTCCAGAGTGCTGATGCAATAATGGCTTATCAGCAG GCGCTAGATATAAAGCCTAACTATGTACGTGCATGGGCTAACATGGGCATCAGTTATGCCAACCAG GGTATGTATGAGGATTCCATCCGTTATTATGTCCGAGCACTAGCTATGAATCCCAAGGCAGATAACGCCTGGCAATATTTGAGAATCTCTCTGAG CTGTGCATCTCGAAATGATATGTTGGAAGCATGTGACTCGCGGAATCTTGATGTTCTCCAGAAGGAATTTCCCCTGTGA
- the LOC132627589 gene encoding peroxisome biogenesis protein 5 isoform X1 has translation MAMRDLVTGAPSCGETSSSNNPLGALANALIGSSSKTQERLKEIPTSVNTSSNGNFLGGVEQPLVSLPGSEFEHPLQPNIQGSQFLQGFRSADQNRLSDAWDEIQRPQLPFAHGGQNMTNTPLEHARLQLDLNGPPQQVLSSFLHSFVNSSHGGVPFRPASLPLLGLSEGDKQCIRDRSTIMARHFFADKSEDFIHGQVNALLSSLEIDNHVRARGPVPGRYPELEEYWNESLAMKPAPHVADGWINEFAQNRVGHAGPNSWVQSFEQQHGANSWASEFEHEQSQLGMIGQMRGANIPNLAAMEQTRMLAHTLAQNNDPKFQNSKFLQFVSKMSRGEITIEENQFKPAVSSGDWAAEYEQQHNGGQTWADQFAHEELSRGPQGWVNEFSAEREQHGDVNNEWVNEFSKLNVNDDWADEFGRQIAEGAFGETTADGWAEAYDEYMNEQAALKQQSDASRGVYVFSDMNPYVGHLNPLKEGQELFRKGLLSEAVLALEAEVLKNPENAEGWRLLGIAHAENDDDQQAIAAMMRAQEADPANLEVLLSLGVSHTNELEQQAALKYLYSWLRHHPKYGSIAPQEQPASFYHADVARLFTDAAQMAPEDADVHIVLGVLYNLSREYDKAIESFKTALELKPRDYSLWNKLGATQANSVQSADAIMAYQQALDIKPNYVRAWANMGISYANQGMYEDSIRYYVRALAMNPKADNAWQYLRISLSCASRNDMLEACDSRNLDVLQKEFPL, from the exons GAAAGGCTCAAAGAGATCCCTACATCAGTAAATACATCATCCAATGGCAACTTCCTAGGGGGTGTTGAACAACCACTGGTCTCACTTCCAGGATCCGAGTTTGAACATCCACTTCAGCCTAATATTCAG GGTTCCCAATTCCTTCAAGGATTTCGTTCTGCAGATCAAAATAGGCTCTCTGATGCTTGGGATGAGATACAAAGGCCTCAACTTCCTTTCGCTCATGGAGGTCAGAACATGACAAACACCCCTTTGGAGCATGCCCGGCTTCAACTAGATTTGAATG GGCCTCCGCAACAAGTGTTGTCCAGCTTTCTGCACTCGTTTGTCAACAGCAGTCATGGTGGCGTTCCGTTTCGTCCTGCTTCACTGCCATTATTAGGTTTATCAGAAGGTGACAAGCAATGCATACGTGACCGTAGCACTATCATGGCCCGGCATTTTTTTGCTGATAAAAGTGAAGACTTCATACATGGACAG GTTAATGCTCTATTATCTTCTTTAGAAATTGATAATCATGTTAGGGCAAGGGGCCCTGTGCCTGGAAGATATCCTGAGCTTGAGGAGTATTGGAATGAGTCCTTAGCTATGAAACCTGCCCCTCATGTTGCAGATGGATGGATTAATGAGTTTGCACAGAACCGAGTAGGACATGCTGGCCCCAATTCTTGGGTCCAATCATTTGAACAACAACATGGTGCTAATAGCTGGGCATCTGAATTTGAGCAT GAGCAATCCCAACTTGGAATGATTGGTCAAATGAGAGGTGCAAATATTCCTAACCTAGCAGCCATGGAGCAAACACGTATGTTGGCTCACACATTAGCTCAAAACAATGACCCGAAATTTCAG AATTCCAAATTTCTCCAATTTGTATCCAAGATGAGTCGTGGTGAAATTACTATTGAAGAAAATCAATTCAAGCCTGCTGTTTCTTCTGGGGATTGGGCAGCAGAATATGAACAACAGCATAATGGAGGTCAAACATGGGCTGACCAGTTTGCACATGAGGAG CTTTCTCGTGGACCACAGGGGTGGGTGAATGAGTTTTCTGCTGAACGTGAGCAGCATGGAGATGTAAATAACGAGTGGGTAAATGAATTTTCAAAGTTGAACGTGAATGATGATTGGGCGGATGAATTTGGTCGTCAAATTGCCGAAGGAGCGTTTGGTGAAACCACTGCTGATGGCTGGGCAGAGGCTTATGATGA GTATATGAACGAGCAAGCTGCTCTCAAGCAGCAATCAGATGCGTCAAGGGGAGTTTATGTGTTCTCTGATATGAACCCTTATGTTGGTCATCTTAACCCTCTAAAAGAAGGGCAAGAACTGTTCCGGAAGGGTCTCTTAAGTGAAGCAGTTCTTGCTTTGGAGGCTGAAGTCTTGAAGAACCCTGAAAATGCTGAGGGTTGGAGGTTACTTGGCATAGCACATGCTGAAAACGATGATGATCAACAG GCTATAGCTGCTATGATGCGGGCACAGGAGGCTGATCCCGCAAATCTGGAAGTTCTTCTCTCCCTTGGAGTAAGTCATACAAATG AGCTGGAGCAACAAGCTGCATTGAAGTATTTGTATAGTTGGTTACGCCACCACCCGAAGTATGGGAGTATTGCCCCTCAGGAACAGCCTGCTTCTTTCTATCATGCTGAT GTAGCTAGATTGTTTACGGATGCAGCTCAAATGGCACCTGAGGATGCTGACGTACACATAGTACTTGGGGTGTTATACAATCTATCAAGAGAATATGACAAAGCTATTGAGTCTTTTAAGACAGCACTAGAGCTCAAACCTAGGGACTACTCACTCTGGAATAAGCTTGGTGCAACACAAGCTAATAGTGTCCAGAGTGCTGATGCAATAATGGCTTATCAGCAG GCGCTAGATATAAAGCCTAACTATGTACGTGCATGGGCTAACATGGGCATCAGTTATGCCAACCAG GGTATGTATGAGGATTCCATCCGTTATTATGTCCGAGCACTAGCTATGAATCCCAAGGCAGATAACGCCTGGCAATATTTGAGAATCTCTCTGAG CTGTGCATCTCGAAATGATATGTTGGAAGCATGTGACTCGCGGAATCTTGATGTTCTCCAGAAGGAATTTCCCCTGTGA